The Priestia koreensis genomic interval GGAAGATACAATGAGAAATGCAGCTCGAATTATTCAAGAGAGCGGAGCACATGCGCTGAAGCTTGAAGGAGCGGGTGAGGTGCTTGATGCGATTCGTGATATTACAAATGCGGGTGTTCCTGTTGTTGGCCATTTAGGCCTTACTCCGCAATCGGTTGGAGTTTTAGGTGGATACAAAGTTCAAGGACGAGACGCTGAGGAAGCGAAAAAGCTAATTGAAGATGCGAAAAAATGTGAAGCGGCAGGGGCTATTGCGCTTGTGCTTGAATGTGTTCCTCGCCAGCTGGCAGAAGAAATTTCAAAGCAGCTATCGATTCCAACGATCGGAATTGGAGCGGGTGTAGAAGCAGACGGACAGGTGCTTGTCTATCACGACGTATTAACTTATGGAGTTGAGCGCGTACCGAAGTTTGTGAAGCAATATGAATCGCTTCGTGAACCGATTATGTTTAGCCTTAGTCAGTACGTAAAAGAAGTGAAGGCTCGTCAGTTCCCAGCGGAACAGCATACATTCACAATGAAACAAGAACAGCTTAGTGCACTTTACGGAGGAAAATAACTTGAAGACGATTACGCATATCCACGAATTACAGCAGACGATCAAACAAGAGCGCTATGAAGGGAAAACGATTGGCTTCGTTCCAACGATGGGCTACCTTCATGAAGGTCATCAGTCCTTGCTTAACAAAGCCCGTGAACAAAACGATGTCGTAGTGCTCAGCATTTTTGTCAATCCAACACAGTTCGGACCGAACGAAGATTTAGACGCATACCCCCGCGATTTTGAACGAGACCAAAACGTAGCCAAAGAAGCGGGAGTGGATTATATTTTTTATCCAGACGTGAACGAAATGTATCCAAACGAGCCGTCAATCACTATTCAAGTGACGAAGCGCGTCGACGTTCTTTGTGGGAAATCACGTCCAGGTCATTTTGACGGTGTTGCGACGGTTCTAACAAAGCTG includes:
- the panB gene encoding 3-methyl-2-oxobutanoate hydroxymethyltransferase, with protein sequence MKTKMDFLKMKQQHEPIVMLTAYDYPSAKYAEAAGVDMILVGDSLGMVVLGYDSTIPVTVDDMIHHTKAVKRGATDTFIVTDMPFMSYHLSKEDTMRNAARIIQESGAHALKLEGAGEVLDAIRDITNAGVPVVGHLGLTPQSVGVLGGYKVQGRDAEEAKKLIEDAKKCEAAGAIALVLECVPRQLAEEISKQLSIPTIGIGAGVEADGQVLVYHDVLTYGVERVPKFVKQYESLREPIMFSLSQYVKEVKARQFPAEQHTFTMKQEQLSALYGGK